From a single Streptomyces sp. NBC_01264 genomic region:
- a CDS encoding NAD(P)/FAD-dependent oxidoreductase, giving the protein MTINGGISFWYATDDTAPAHPPRAPLTGNTTADVVIVGGGYTGLWTAYYLKTAAPDLRVTVLEQKFCGYGASGRNGGWLYNGIAGRDRYAALHGHQAAQRLQQAMNETVTEVIDTAAKEGIDADIHRGGVLEVARTPAQLSRLKAFHTAELAFGETDRELYDATDTRARINVADAVGSSWTPHGARIHPLKLVKGLAAACERLGVVIHESTPVTEIAPRRALTPYGTVRAPYVLRCTEGFTAALKGQKRSWLPMNSSMIATAPLPPETWSQLGWSDASTLGDMAHAYMYAQRTADDRIAIGGRGVPYRFGSRTDNDGRTQPATITSLTNLLESFFPTLTGVEITHAWSGVLGVPRDWCATVTLDTTTGLGWAGGYVGSGVATANLAARTLRDLVLNDRTDLTTLPWVNHRVRRWEPEPFRWLGVQALYAAYREADRRESTTHTPTTTPLARLADRISGRG; this is encoded by the coding sequence CCGCTCACCGGCAACACCACGGCCGACGTCGTCATCGTCGGCGGCGGCTACACCGGCCTGTGGACCGCGTACTACCTCAAGACCGCCGCCCCCGACCTGCGCGTCACCGTCCTGGAGCAGAAGTTCTGCGGCTACGGGGCCTCCGGCCGCAACGGCGGCTGGCTCTACAACGGCATCGCCGGCCGCGACCGCTACGCCGCCCTCCACGGCCACCAGGCCGCCCAGCGCCTCCAGCAGGCCATGAACGAGACCGTCACCGAGGTCATCGACACCGCCGCCAAGGAAGGCATCGACGCCGACATCCACCGCGGCGGAGTCCTCGAAGTGGCCCGCACCCCCGCCCAGCTCTCCCGCCTCAAGGCCTTCCACACCGCCGAACTCGCCTTCGGCGAAACCGACCGCGAGCTCTACGACGCCACCGACACCCGCGCCCGCATCAACGTCGCGGACGCCGTGGGCTCCTCCTGGACCCCGCACGGAGCCCGCATCCACCCCCTGAAGCTGGTCAAGGGCCTGGCCGCCGCCTGCGAACGCCTCGGCGTCGTCATCCACGAGTCCACCCCCGTCACGGAGATCGCCCCGCGCCGGGCCCTCACCCCCTACGGCACGGTCCGCGCCCCGTACGTCCTGCGCTGCACGGAGGGCTTCACCGCCGCCCTCAAGGGCCAGAAGCGCTCCTGGCTCCCGATGAACTCCTCGATGATCGCCACGGCCCCCCTCCCCCCGGAGACCTGGTCCCAGCTCGGCTGGTCCGACGCCTCCACCCTCGGCGACATGGCCCACGCCTACATGTACGCCCAGCGCACGGCCGACGACCGCATCGCCATCGGCGGCCGCGGCGTCCCCTACCGCTTCGGCTCCCGCACCGACAACGACGGCCGCACCCAGCCCGCGACGATCACGTCCCTCACGAACCTCCTGGAGTCCTTCTTCCCGACCCTCACCGGCGTGGAGATCACCCACGCGTGGTCGGGCGTCCTGGGCGTCCCCCGCGACTGGTGCGCCACGGTCACCCTCGACACGACCACGGGCCTCGGCTGGGCCGGCGGCTACGTGGGCTCCGGCGTGGCCACGGCCAACCTCGCGGCCCGCACCCTGCGCGACCTGGTCCTGAACGACAGGACGGACCTCACGACCCTCCCCTGGGTCAACCACCGGGTCCGCCGCTGGGAACCGGAACCCTTCCGCTGGCTCGGCGTCCAGGCCCTCTACGCCGCCTACCGCGAGGCGGACCGCCGGGAATCCACCACCCACACCCCCACGACCACCCCCCTGGCGCGCCTGGCGGACCGTATCTCGGGCCGCGGCTGA